CGGACTGAGCCTTGGGTAGTGATGCCAACACGCGCTTCGCGTCACTGGGTGTGATCTCCCGCCCGACCGGCAGCACCGTCCCGACGCCGGGGACGATCTCGGGCAGGCATCCGTTGTCGCTGGCGATCACCGGGGTGCCGCTGGCTGCGGCCTCCGAGACCACGGTGGCGCCGGGCTCGATCCATCGTCCGCCGAACGGTCCTCCCCACGGCTGGGACAGCACGAGTTGCGCTCGGGCGCGTGCGATGAGTCGGGTACGCGTGTCACCGCCGACTTCGCCTATGTAGTGGACGGTGTTCGGGAAGTCGGCCAGCAGGGCGTCCAGGTAGTCCTTCTCCCAGGCCGGTCCGGCGACCGTCAGCGGTACGCCGGCGGCGTGCGCGAACGCTGCCGCTTCGCGCACGCCCTTGTGTACGGAGACTCGGCCCAGGAAGAGGAAGTAGTCGTCCTTCGCCTCTTGGAATGGATATCGCGAAGGGTTGACCGGCAACCGGATCACGGGGGCGGATAGGGACCCCGCGGCGGTACGTTGTGCGCGGGAGAGGTAGATGCCGTTGATCTGGCGCTCAGGCACGCCGTTGAGGTGGTGTGTGCTCACCGTTGGCCTGAGATCGCAGGCCGGCAGTGCGTCGTTGTTTGAGTGGTCGTGGATGATGTCCGGGCCGAACGTCTCGATGGCCTCGTGGATGTCGGCCGTCTCGACAGCAGCAGACACCGTGACACCCTCCTGGACGGGGCTTCCCGGCGCTCCGAGGAGCAGGATCTCGCAACCGGCCGCCAGCAGTCCGTCCATGAGCGTGGCGACGACCCACTGGATCCCGCCGTAGCCCTGGGGTGGCACAGTGATCCATTGGCTGGGGTCGGCTCCGTAGCGGTGCGGCGGAATCACCATGGCCACCTTCATCGGTCACTCCCGGTCTCGGCATCGGTGGCGCTGGCCCGGCTCCGCGTGATGGCCTCCCAGCAGACTCCGAGGAGAACGCTGGAGGTGTAGAACAGGGCGAGGGCGGTCAGTACTGGGCGAGCGCCGTCTCCTGAGCGGTTGCGGTTCCATTCCTTCCCGATGCCTCGCCGCGCGTCGTCGCGCCGTGCTTCGCTGCGCCCCTGCCAGAAGGCGCGGCGCAGCAGGTAGGACAAGGTCAACCGGTGAGCGGGGATCAGGTGTTGGACCTCGGCGTCGTGCAGGATCGTCGCGGTGGCGCCGCGCGCGATCATCTCCCGCACAAAGGTGGTGTCCTCGGCGGAGGTGAGGGAGCTGCCGATCCGGCCGAGGCGTTCGTCGAAGCCGACTCCGAGCAAGCGGGCGTGCTCGGAGTCGATGGCGAAGCTGCCGCCCCAGATTGACGCCGGCCGGGATGGAGCGTGGGACCCGAGGTAGTGCAACTGTCCCGAAGTGAGGAACCAAGGGCGGCGGTGCCCCTGAAGATGGGCGGAGATCCTCGTCCCTGTGACCTGTGCGCCGGCGGTCAGAGCGGCCCGTATCTGCGTCAGAGCCTCGACGGTGGGGACGATGTCGTCGTCGAGGAAGACGAGGTGCCGTGTCGTGGCTTCCTTCATGGCCTTGTTGCGGCTGTGGGCGAGTCCCTGGTTTCCCGCGTTGCAGATGACGCGGATGCGTGACGGAGGCGGCGAGGCGCTCGTGGGCAGTGTGGGAACGTGCTGGGCGGGCATGTCCGCGATGATCAGCAGGCGGTCCCGGGCGCCCATCGCCGCGGCGGTACGGACGACGGCTCCCGGCAGGCTGTCGGGGCGGTTGCTGCAGATGGCGATGGTGAGGGGCAGGTCGGCGCCGAGGGTCACGGACGCACCTCCTGGCTCGGCTGTGGGCTGCGCTCTTTGCAGCCGATCGCCAGCAGCACGTCGGCCAGGTCCCCGAGGGCGGCGATGGCCCAGTAACCCGTGCTCCCCTCGGTTGTGTGGCCGCGCCGGGCCTTCAGTTCGCGATAGGTGGTCACGATCTCGGGATCGACCCCGGCAGGCGCGCTCCATCCGCTGTCGAGGTTGATGATCGCCACCGAGCAGCCGAGAGCGAGTGCCGGAGCAGCGTCGTGGTCGGTCCGGTCGCCGACAACCGTGGTGTGCTCCGGCTTCCAGCCCAGCCGGTCCAGGGCCCACTTGAAGAGGCGGGGGTCGGGTTTGGCGTAGCCGACAAGGGAGTCGAGTGCGACGAGTTGGACCCGTTGCTCGATGCCGAGAACACGCAGGGCGGCGAGGCATTCCGGGGGCTGGTTGGCGACGATGCACACCTGGTACTCCCTGGCGAGGTCGCTGAGCGCGTCGACGGCTCCCGGAATGGGCTGGATGAGCGAGGTCCAGCGTTCGCGGATGCGCTGCCAACTCTTCGTGCCGTTGGGCGGGAAGAGGCTGGGCGGGGGTGTTCCGGGCGCGCGGTCCTGGTAGAAGTTGCGCATCGCATGGAGGAAAGAGTCCATGGTGAGGGCGGGGTTGTCCGCCTGCGCGAGCTCCCAGACGCCCTGGAGCCAGGCGAGGTCGAACGGCTCGTCGTAGTAGAGGATGCCGCCGACGTCGACGGCGAGGGTGCGGCCGGTCATGCCGTGGCCGCCCGACCAGCGGCCCAGGTGAACCACTCGGGCTTCTCCGCGGTGTCGTTCTCGATGCTGAGTGTGCTCGTGGGCTCCACGGGTCCGTGCTCGCGGGCCCAGGTTGCGGTGCGTCGCAGTCCGTCTGCGAGCGGGGTGTCGGTCCAGTCGCCGAGCGTCCTACGGGCGAGGCTGTTGTCGGTGTACGCGGCGTGGACTTCGTCGCGGGTCGCCAGGTGCTTGATCGGGTGGTCGGGGACGCCCATCGCGGTGCGCGCGGCGTGTGCCATCTCCAGCACGGTGGTGGTCTGCGAGGAGCCGACGTTGAAGACCTGGCCCCAGGCGGCCGGCTGGCCGGCCGCGGCGAGGAAGGTGCCGACGATGTCCGGGGCGTAGGTGAAGGCCCGGATCTGGCTGCCGTCGCCGTACACGCTGATCGGTTCGCCGCGCATGATCTGGTTGAGGAAGATGGCAACGGCGTTGCGGTAGGGGTCGCCCATGCTCTGCCGCTCACCGTAGACGTTGTGCATGCGCAGGGCGAAGTACGGCATGCCCTGCAGCTTCATGGTGACGGCGAGTTCGCGCTCCACGGTGAGTTTCGCGTTGCCGTAGCTGTCGGCGGGGATGGGCTGCTCGTCCTCGCGCATGGGGACGTGTCCGTGGCCGTACACGGCGACCGACGAGGCGAAGCCGAATAACCTGACCTCGGCGGCCAGCGAGGCGTTGATCAGGTTGATGCTGCCGAGCAGGTTGACGGAGTAGTTATGGTGCTTGACGGCGTGACTGATGCCTTCGGCCGCGAAGGCGGCCAGGTGGTAGACGCCGTCGAAGCGGTACGAGGCGAAGACATCGGCGACAGCGGCTTGGTCGGCGACCGAGCCGACGACGAGGGTCGCGCCGTCGGGCACGTTCTCGGTCTTGCCGCCGTCGAGGTTGTCCAGGACGACGACCTCATCGCCGCGCTCGATCAGGGCTGCGACGAGGTGGGACCCGATGAAACCGGCGCCGCCGGTCACCAGATGCGTGGGCATGTGTGTCTCCCTTGCGTGAGTGGGGTCGCGCTGCGGCCCCAAAGCGGGCCGCAGCAGGTCGTGCGAGATGCGGTGCGATCGGCCGACCGTGTTGCGGGGCTGGAGGGCTCAGGCTCCGAGGAGCCCGTTGATCTGCGCGAAATCGCCACGGGCCCGTTCCATGATCAGCGGGAGGCGTTGCCGCAGAGTGGCACGCAGCCCGGCCGCGTCGGTGTCGTTGACGAGCCGGTCGATGACGGTGGCGTCCTGGACGAAGGCCCGGACGTCTGCGTGGATGTCGTCGACGTCGACGGTCTCGCCGTAGGTTTCGGCGAGCACCCCGTTGAACTTGTGCGAGTGGCCGATCGCGATCGCCGGGACGCCGCTGGACAGTGCGCCGATCGCGGCGTGCAGGCGTTCGGAGATGACGAGTTCGGCGTGGGAGAGCACGCCCTTGTAGTCGGAAGCCGTCAGCACGCCGGGCAGCGCCATGACCTGGGGCATGCCGGCGGCCTCGGCGATGCGGGCGGCGAGGATCCGGTCGTCGTTGTGGGACCGGGAGTCGTGGCAGTGCGGCACGAGGACGACCGGCATCTTCCGAGTGCGGACGAGGGAGATGGCCAGTCGTGTCAGTGCGGTTGCGTGCTGCGCCTCCTCCACGGCGCTGAAGCGGGTGATGCCCTGGCTGGGTGCGAGGCATATGTAGGTGTCTTCGGGAGTTAGCCCCAGGGGACTGAGCGCGGCCGATGTCCGCTCGCCGGTGGCTGTCGGCAGGAGGAAGGCAGGGTTGGAAGACAGTTGCACACGGTGCTCGGGGAGGCCGAGCTTACCCACGAGGTAGCCGTGGGAGGCGCTCTCCCGGACGGTGAGCAGATGGCACCGGTTGGCGACCGCGAGCCATGCCTCAGCGTCGGCCGGGTCGTCGAAGGGGCCGACGGACTGGCCGATCATGACCGTCGGGATGTCCCTCTCTTGCGCGGCGATGAGGGCACGCAGGTACGGCGTGGATACCCCGTAATCCGAGGTGTGCAGGTCGCCCCCGGTGGCGATGACCAGGTCGGTTTCGGCGAGCAGTTGTTCGCGGCGTGCGGTCAGTTCGGCAGGGCTCTCCTGAGGACGCATCTGCTGCCAGGAGCGGGAGACGACGAAGGGATCGGCCACACAGAGGGCACCAGTGGGGGCGAGGGCTTCCGCGTCGAGCACCGGGGTCTGGGTAAGGACGGTGACCTTGTTGCCTCCTTCGGTGTTCAGTTGCTCGGCGATGGCGCGGGCCAGGGCCTCGACGCCTCGGCTCTCGCAACTGGTGATGCCGGTGATCAGGACGTTGGACACAGCGGACCTCGCAAGGGTCATCGGGTGAACCGCATGAGTTCGGCCAGAACGGCGTGATAGCTGAAGCGCTCGTGGACTCGACGCTGGATGGTCGCCAGGCGCTCGCGATATCGGGCTGGCTCGCGCATCATTCGGGCGAGGGCATCAGCCGGATCATCGTCGAGCAGGAACAGCTCCACGTCGTTGCCGTAGAGCGCGGAGAGGTAGCCCAGGTCCGGCCAGAGCGCGGGAATGCTGCCCGAGGCCAGGGTTTCGAACATCCGGGGGGTCAGCAGTTCCATCTGCGCGAGCAGCGGTCGGACAAGCACCGGCGTGATCGCCGCCTGGGACATGGCGGAGACCACGTGCCCGAACGGAACGGGCGGCGCCACCTCGACGCCGTGATCCTGCATCCAGCCGGGCTCGTTCGCGGTGGCGGTCACATGGCCGGGGTGCGGATCGCCGGTCCACCAGCGTCCGCACACCCGGATGCGCCCGATTGGCGGCTGGGCGGCGGCAGCGGCTCGGATTAGGTTGGTCATCTCGTTCCAGCGCCACCAGTTCGCGCCGACGTACTGCAACTGGTACGGCAGTGCCTGCGGGTGTGGGAGGTCGGTGGCGAGCCGGTGGATGTCCGGCATTCCGAAGTAGCTGAAGAAATCGGCTCCGTCGGGGAGTTGTTCGTTCAGGCGTGGCTGCAGGATCAGATCGCTGAGGTCGGCATACAGCTTGTGCCAGGACTCGATGGTGTCCGCGCCCGCGTTGTCATCCACGCCGGCGGTGACGTACGGGCCCCAGTGGCCGTCGGGGTCGAGGATGATGCGTCGCTGGCGAGGCACGGCCTCACACAGTTCACGCTGTTGGGTCGAGAGGAACTGCCTGCTCTCGAATACGAGGACGAGGTGGGTGGCCCAGGTGATGTCGTCCACGAGCGGCAGGTGGACGTTCACCGTGCCATCCAGGCGCGACAGTTGGCTGGAGACGCCGATCTCGCATCCGGCAGTCGAGGCGGCTCGGCTGTACTCGGCGATCATGTGGCTGGAGCCCGCGTTCCAGTGGAAGACGCCGGCGAACAGAATCCGGGGTCTGGTCATCGCGCGCTCCCTGCCTGCGGGCGGGCGGGACCGCCCGCCTGTGGGCCGAGCCGGCGGTGGGCGTGGCGCCGGGCCCGGATCAGTCGTGCCCGGCACACAAGCCAGCCCACGGCCTCGGTGGTCTCCCAGGCCCCGCACCACCAGGTGGTAACTCCGCCCACGCCACGTCCGCGCAGATCGTCCTTCAGCCACCGGGCTGCCAACCGCAGCATGGGCAGGGGACGCCAGTCGATGTCGGTGAGGAGGTAGTAGTAGCGGTTGCGCCGCATCTGGATGCGCCGGTAGCTGCTACCCGTGGTTCCTCCGCCGCCGAAGTGCTGTATCCCGACGTCGAGCAGGAGGGCGACGCGCCACCCGGCCCAGCGGGTGCGACGGCACAGATCGGTCTCCTCGTAGTACGTGTGGAAGACCTTGTCGAAGAGTCCGACGGTGCGCAGCAGCGCGGCGCGGACGAAGAAGGCCGCCCCCTGGACGTAGGCGTGCTCCAGGGTGTTCGGAGCCCGCCCGAAGGGCGAGCTGGCAGGTGAGGGGTGGTTCGGCCAGTCTCCGGCGAAGGCGTGCTGCTCGCCCCAGCGCAGAGCGGTTTTCGACCAGTCGTTGTACGCGCCCAGAGCGGTACTGCCCGACTCGTCGTACTCGTACTGCATGGGACCGACGACGCCGTAGTCGGTCCAGGTCTCCATGAACTCGGCCAGCTCGCGCACCAGCGACTTCGGGGTCTGGGTGTCCGGGTTGACGAGGAACACGTAGTCAGCGCCGTCGTCGAGCGCCGCCCGCATGCCGATGTTGTTGGCACAGGCGAAGCCGACGTTGCTCTGGTTCTGGATGACCCGCACGTCGGGAAATCGGTCCTCGACGAAGGCCGTGCTGCCGTCGTGGGAGTCGTTGTCGATGTACCAGACCGTCAGGTCGATCTCGGGGGTGTCGCTGTCCAGGAGTGTTGCGAGACAGGGCTCCAGCCACCTGCGCTCGTTGGTGCCCACCGTGATAGTCGCCACCCGCACCTTGGGGCTCTGGCCAGTGGGGTTGGGACTGGTCACGGCAGCTCCAGCTCGGCGGGGGCGAACTCGATGACGATGCTGCGCCGGATCCGGGGGGAGGTGTTGCGGCGCGAGGCGTGGGCGATGCGCACGTCGTGTACGGCGACGTCGCCGGCCGCGAGCGGGAGAGCGCGGACCGGGCCCTGCGCCTGGAGCGCCTCGGCCTCCTCCGCACCGGACGTTAAGTGGGACCCGGGGACGAATTCGAGGCATCCGTTGCCCCCATCGGAGTCGTCGAGGAAGACGCTCAGGTTGCACACGGTGTGCGGCGGAACATTGGTCCGGTCTCGGTGCCAGGGCACCGGGGCGGCCACCCCCGGCAGTTTGACGATCATGGCGCAGGCAGTGGCGCGTACGGGCACGCCCAGGATGGAAGCGGCCATCGGGTGCAGGGGGCCTTCGTCGGCGTAGAGGCGTGCCGCCGTCGGGGAGCCTTGGCTCTCCAGGTTGTGGATGCGGTAGAGAACGGGCGCGTGCGTGCCCGCGGGCGTGAAGTGCCAGTAGTCGTCCGAACGGAACCCGTCCTGGGTGAAGCGCCGGATAAGGCCATCAGCCTCGGCCCGGAGAGCCTCGAGCGCGCCCTCCGCGATCCTCTGGGGCAAGACGGCGTAGCCGTCCGTTCGGAAGCCTTGGAGCCCGTCATCAGGTAGGTGCGTCTGTAACGGCGCCTCTGCGGTCTCTGTCTGTCGCCGTGCGTGTCGCGTCATCGTTCCCTCGCTGCGGTGTCGTCGAGCTGCGTGGTGAACCAGTCGATGGTGGCGCTCAGTCCCTTGCGGGGATCGGTCTCCGGCTTCCAGCCGAACTGCTCCCAGGCGAGGGTTATGTCGGGCCTGCGACGCCCCGGGTCGTCGGCCGGCCGGTCGATGAACTCGATCGGCGCGGCGGACCGACTCAGTTCCCGCACCAGGCGCGCGAGCTCCAGGACCGTGGTCTCGGCGGGATTGCCCAGGTTGACCGGGCCAGGATGGCTGCTGGCGGCGACGGCGAGGATGGCGCGGACGGTGTCGTCGACGTAGCACAGCGACCGCGTCTGCGATCCGTCGCCGGTGACGGTAAGCGGCTCACCAGCCAGCGCCTGGCGGATGAAGGTCGGAACCGCTCGTCCGTCCTCCGCGCGCATCCGCGGCCCGAACGTGTTGAAGATCCGCACGATTGCGGTGTCGACACCGTGCTTGGCGCGGTAGGCAGTGGTGGCCGCCTCCGCGAAGCGCTTGGCCTCGTCGTACACGCTGCGCGGCCCCACCGGATTGACGTTGCCCCAGTACGACTCCCGCTGCGGGTGCTGCAGCGGGTCGCCGTAGACCTCAGAGGTGGATGCGAGCACGAAGCGGGCCTGCTTCTCCCGAGCCAGTTCCAGCGCGCTGAAGGTTCCGACGGAACCGGCCTGCAGCGTCTCGACCGGCAAACGCAGGTAGTCCAGCGGGGAGGCCGGCGAGGCAAGGTGGAGTACGAGGTCGACCTTCCCTGGTATCGAGATCGGATCCGTGACGTCGTGAACCAGTAACTCGAACCGATCGTCCGGCTGACGGTGCACGACGTTGTCCGCCGTGCCCGTGAGGAAGTTGTCGACGCACACCACCTCGACACCACTGTCGAGCAGCAGATCGCACAGGTGCGAGCCGACGAACCCACAGCCGCCGGTGACGACGGCGCGCCGGAAGGGGGCCGAGCCTGGGCCGCACCCCGGTAAAGAGACTTTCATAGTGCCTCAATTTTCGTAATTAGGACGATAGGCGGCATGGCTGTACTACGGGCAGCACGTGACAAGAAGTGGTGGGCTTAGCAGCGTTCGGCTGGTCGGGGCTCCGCGACGGCACGGCCGTCAAACTTCGTACAGTTGAGCGCGCACACGGCCTTGCCGCCCGGGATCTGAGTCCATCCCCAGTTCCGAGTGAGTTCAGTGACCAACGCCAGCCGCCAGCTGGTCTCGGAGGCTTCGGCGCCATCCCTCAGCGGCACTTCGCCGGCCTGATGGATCGCCTCAACGACGACATCCTCGTCATCAACCGGCCGGTGGCCGTCGACATGGCCACGCGCAAGGCGACGCGCCTCGTTGGCAGCCATCGGTTCGACGGTCAGGGTGCACAGCAGTCGAGATGCGCTCATTGGCTGCTCGGTGTTGAGCGTCAAGGTCATCATCGGCCCTTCGCCAGACGTGGTCCCTTGGTTGAGCACGGCTTCAACTCCGCGGAAGCCGCTGTGCGTTCGTCCTTCAAATGGCGTGCTCACATAACGCGTTGAGCACCTCCCCAGAGTGCTCGTCGAGCTCAACCGCCGCACATATCGGGGGTGATATCACCGGGGTGATGCGGACGTTTGAGTCAGTTCCGAGATGCGGAGGGCGTCTGCGCCGACCGTCAGTTTGCTCGGACCCTGGGATAAGAGACGGAATCGAAGCCAGCTCAGCGAGGATTCACGGAGGCACTCGTGAAGATTGGCCATGGTGGTACTCGGGATGGGTGAGGCCGAGCGCCATGCGTTACAACCGCCGATAGACACTGGAGATTCCAACGTGCTATGACGACCGTGCGCCCTGCCACCAATCAGGCTCGTCCGTCAAGCCTGGCATTCGGAGCATGGGGCCGGTAAGTTCTGCCGGAGCATCGAGTCCGGCTAGCAGTTCGACGATCTTGTCGATGTTTGTCAGCCGTCGAGCACCTGACTCCAGCATCGATAAGAAGGCCTGGCTTAACCCTGTGAGCTCGGCCATGTCGCTCTGTCGCAGACTGCTTGCCTCACGAACCAAGTGGCACAGCATGCCAAAGTCGCGGGCGCACAGGGCTTCTTGAACATCAGTACGCTCCCATACTGCGATCGGCACACTCGGTACAGGATCGGGCCGATGCCGCACCCTGCGTGAACAAGTACTGCAATATGTATCCTCGTTATATCGACTGAGGACACATTGACACCTTTGGCACTGACGGCCGAGGCACTCTATATCTGCTTCTGCAGTGCGATCGGCTACGCGGGTGTATTCCCAATGCCTGGATTCCCTTGTCGCGGTGCCTTCACCGGCGGGCTCACGATTGGCTGGCGCATCGGCAGCGAGGGCGGTCAAGTTGCGCCCCCGATGGTCAGTCGGAATCGCATCATCGCCCCGAGAATGCGCGTCCAGTTGGACCTGCCCCTGAACGTGCCTCGAGTCGACGATCATGACGCCAAAACCCACGTACGCAGGTCGGACGGCAGGCGACTTGGCCTGCAGGCGCGGCCTTCACCCGCGGTCTGCGCTCGCACGTTCCACGACAGGTTGAGCCCAGTAACGAATGGCATCTACAGCTCCGGCGAGAGACGAGACGGACTCGGGACGCAGGACATCAAGTGGTGGGTTCCTCCGCAGGGCCCTGCCGCTCCCTACGTGCTCTGCTCAGCGCGCGGCGTAGGGCGTCCGGTCGAGTCAGCAAGCGCGGCCCGCCGGGGAAGACGTGCCAGTGCATCCCAGGAGATGCCGTGCTGTCAGCGGACGGCACAACGACGTGGCACGTCTGCCCGAGCGCAACCGTTCCCGGTTCCTCCCAGCGGGCTGCGGTACCCACGGGGACCAGGAAATACAGGCGGGGCTCGGGGCCCTCGTGATCCAGGATCACCGGGCCGACCGGTTCGTCGCCCTCGTTGAGCATCTCGATCGCGCGCCGGCCTACGGCTTCCACGACGCGGACGGCGTCCCACCACTCGCCCGCCGAGCACAGCTCGGGCTCTTCGCCGATGGGCATCCAGCGCGGCGGGAGCGGACGAGCTGCTCGATTGGCGTCGGACATGGAAAAGGCCTCCTCACCACTGCGTGTGAAGAGACCATTCCACTCAGCGAGTTCTGTGCGCGGACAGATTGTCCGCGGGGTCCGTTCCCCAAAGGCCTTGACAGGAAATCAAGTTGTGCTAATGCCGGTCCAACTGCCGAACGCTGAGAGCTCGTTGGAGGGGTGCGCGTCGATCCTCAGCAACGCCGTAGTCGTCTCGCGGACGGAGGGGTGGAACCGCGTGTGGTTCGGCGCGACCTTTCGCGCCTGCTTGAGATCGGCGAACGCGCCGGTCCGGTCACCCATGGCGAGCTTCGCGGAAGCTACGTCGATGAAGTGGTGACTGGACCGCTCGCCGACGGTCGTGGCGGGCGGAGCCCACTCGCCGGCAGAAACGGGGGACCACTCGGTGAGACGGGCGAGCGCCTGCTCGGTGTCACCCATGTCGATCAAGGTGTGTACCTCGTGGATGCGGATGTTCGTCGGACCGAACGACATCTCGTACGCCAACGAGTCGCGGTTGCCCGCCAAACTGGCCACCTGCTCCGCCTCGCGCAGGTACGAGTCCGCGCGATCCGGATTGTTCTCGCGGGCCTCAAGTACTGCCAGCTTCAGCAACAGCGCACCGTCGACGGCGAGCGCATCGTCGGAGAAGGAGCGTTCCGGCTGTAGCCGCTCCAACTCGGTCCGCAGTGCGACAAGCTTGCGGCGTGCGGACGAGTAGGCGCCCTGGCGAAGCATCGCGCCCGCCACCAGATAGCCAGCTGTGAACTGCAACAGTGGGTCCCCAGAGCGGTCAGCCGCCCACCGCACCCGCTCCAGGGCCGTGTTTGACAGGTCGTGGTGGCCCATCTTGTGAGCCAGCGAGTTCACGGCTCGGTAGGCGCGGGCCAGATGCCAGAACGCCTTGGTCTGACCCCCATTGCGGCCGCCGAGGGCCACGTGCGTCAGCTCGGTGATGATGGGGGGCAGCAAGGGGCCCATCGGGGCGTAGCGCGCGTCGCGGCGCAGGGCGGCAACCTGGTCGACTTCGGAGGCGAGAACGGGAAGCGCACGGGGGGCGATGTCCAAGTCATCGGGGCTGTCGTAGCACAGCAGGAGGCGACGCAGTTCCGGGATGACAGCGTGCACGCGGTCTTCCGCCTCCGGCTCGCCGTAGTACGGCTGACCGGTCAGAACCTCGGGGCCGAAGTGCAGCGCCTTGGCGAGCGACAGCACCAGCGAGGGTGAAGCCTTCCGTGCACCGGACTCCAGTTTCTGTATGTAGCTCGCGGACACGGCGACCTTTTGCGCCAGTTGAGCGGTCGACAGGTTCCGTGTCCTGCGTGCAACACGGAGACGGTCTCCCAGCGTCAGGTTTTCACTCATCGGCTGATCTGTCCCTTCGCGATGGAGCACTTGGATCAGAGTACGGAAAACGCTCTGACTCGCGCCCCTGGTCGCGAAGTGTTAACAGAGCTGGCAGCCCTGCGACGGGGAGTTGAAGCCGCCTTGGTGCATACCCAGGGCGTTTTACACCCGTTGGCTAGTTGATTGAAATGCGGCCCAAAGGCGCAAATCGGCCACATTCTGGACGGTATGCTTGCTTGAAAGTCAAGAGCTCACGGCGAAATGCCTACGGACAAATTGTCCGTGCCCTCCTTGCGCTCGTGGCCATCATCAACCCAGTTCTGTCACGGACAGTGATCGGATGTCGTGGTCAGAGCGGCTACCTGAGTGCAGTGCCCATACTCTCGTGAACCAGGACGTCGGCGCGGGCCTGTGCGGAAAAGGAGGCAAGAGTGGCTGAGACTGAACGTCTCCCAGCGGCATCTCACCACCGCATTCGGCGCCGGCTCGACCGCGATCTCGACGCATGCGTCCTCGTCCTCGCAGCCGTTCATGAGCAGGACGGATACCCGCTGAACTGGCCTGCCAACCCGCACAGTTGGCTCACCCGCCGCGCCCTACTCGCCGCCTGGGTTGCCGAGCAGAACGGACAGATCGTCGGCCACATCGGTCTATCACGAGGCACGGAGCACGATGCAGCGGCAGCCCTCTGGAGTGCCCGCGAGGGCCAGGACCCTGACGGGACCGCAGTGATCAGTCGACTCTTCGTCTGTCCGGCAGCACGGGGACACGGGCTGGGCGCCGCCCTACTGGACAGAGCCCTGAGCGAAGCGCGCTCTCGTGAACTCCAGCCGGTGCTCGACGTCGTTGCCTCCGACACCTCGGCGGTAGCCCTCTACGAGCGGTCCGGCTGGCGACTCCTCGCGACCGTCGACCAACAATGGGACCCACACCAGACCGTGACGCTCCACTGCTACACGGCGAGAGCCTGATAGGCCCGCTCTGCGTCTACCGAGCCTCTCGCAAGGTGGCACTCACCAACCGAACGATCTCGCCAGCGCAGCCCCAGGACAACGTGACGCCTGCGCCACCATGCCCGTAGTTGTGGAACAGGGGAACGCCGTTCTCCCCGGGCTCGGCTCCGACCCGCACCTCGGCTCGCGTGGGCCGTACTCCCACCCGATGCTCAAGGACCGTGGCATCCGCGAGCCGAGGCTCGATCGCGGCACACCGCTCCAGAATCGCTCTGGCCGCAGTAGCGTCGACGTGGAAGCTCCCATCGTGATCGATTGCCGTACCACCGAGGACCACGGTCTTGCCGTGCGGATAGAAGCACATCAGGTCAGGCGACAACCCCGTGTCCTCGGAGAAGAACTCCGTGATGCCGGGGTTCTCCACGACCACGTGCTGACCCCGGATCGGTCGGACATCGGGATCCCCGGAGAGTTCTCCGCCTGCCAGGCCGGCACAGTTAACGATCACGTATGCATCTTCGACCCCGTCCAGTGAACCGACCGTCGTGTGCTGCACTGTCCCTCCGGCCTTCTTGAAGCGGCGGAGCAGGTACTGCAGGTAGACCGGCATGTCGATGAGAGGCACTGTGAACCGGTAGCCGCTTGCGAAACCGGCGGGCAACTCGTCCGGTTCGCACATGCGGAA
This genomic window from Streptomyces sp. DG2A-72 contains:
- a CDS encoding helix-turn-helix domain-containing protein → MIVDSRHVQGQVQLDAHSRGDDAIPTDHRGRNLTALAADAPANREPAGEGTATRESRHWEYTRVADRTAEADIECLGRQCQRCQCVLSRYNEDTYCSTCSRRVRHRPDPVPSVPIAVWERTDVQEALCARDFGMLCHLVREASSLRQSDMAELTGLSQAFLSMLESGARRLTNIDKIVELLAGLDAPAELTGPMLRMPGLTDEPDWWQGARSS
- a CDS encoding GNAT family N-acetyltransferase, translated to MAETERLPAASHHRIRRRLDRDLDACVLVLAAVHEQDGYPLNWPANPHSWLTRRALLAAWVAEQNGQIVGHIGLSRGTEHDAAAALWSAREGQDPDGTAVISRLFVCPAARGHGLGAALLDRALSEARSRELQPVLDVVASDTSAVALYERSGWRLLATVDQQWDPHQTVTLHCYTARA
- a CDS encoding glycosyltransferase family 2 protein, encoding MTSPNPTGQSPKVRVATITVGTNERRWLEPCLATLLDSDTPEIDLTVWYIDNDSHDGSTAFVEDRFPDVRVIQNQSNVGFACANNIGMRAALDDGADYVFLVNPDTQTPKSLVRELAEFMETWTDYGVVGPMQYEYDESGSTALGAYNDWSKTALRWGEQHAFAGDWPNHPSPASSPFGRAPNTLEHAYVQGAAFFVRAALLRTVGLFDKVFHTYYEETDLCRRTRWAGWRVALLLDVGIQHFGGGGTTGSSYRRIQMRRNRYYYLLTDIDWRPLPMLRLAARWLKDDLRGRGVGGVTTWWCGAWETTEAVGWLVCRARLIRARRHAHRRLGPQAGGPARPQAGSAR
- a CDS encoding phytanoyl-CoA dioxygenase family protein, yielding MTRHARRQTETAEAPLQTHLPDDGLQGFRTDGYAVLPQRIAEGALEALRAEADGLIRRFTQDGFRSDDYWHFTPAGTHAPVLYRIHNLESQGSPTAARLYADEGPLHPMAASILGVPVRATACAMIVKLPGVAAPVPWHRDRTNVPPHTVCNLSVFLDDSDGGNGCLEFVPGSHLTSGAEEAEALQAQGPVRALPLAAGDVAVHDVRIAHASRRNTSPRIRRSIVIEFAPAELELP
- a CDS encoding helix-turn-helix domain-containing protein — its product is MSENLTLGDRLRVARRTRNLSTAQLAQKVAVSASYIQKLESGARKASPSLVLSLAKALHFGPEVLTGQPYYGEPEAEDRVHAVIPELRRLLLCYDSPDDLDIAPRALPVLASEVDQVAALRRDARYAPMGPLLPPIITELTHVALGGRNGGQTKAFWHLARAYRAVNSLAHKMGHHDLSNTALERVRWAADRSGDPLLQFTAGYLVAGAMLRQGAYSSARRKLVALRTELERLQPERSFSDDALAVDGALLLKLAVLEARENNPDRADSYLREAEQVASLAGNRDSLAYEMSFGPTNIRIHEVHTLIDMGDTEQALARLTEWSPVSAGEWAPPATTVGERSSHHFIDVASAKLAMGDRTGAFADLKQARKVAPNHTRFHPSVRETTTALLRIDAHPSNELSAFGSWTGISTT
- a CDS encoding UDP-glucuronic acid decarboxylase family protein; the protein is MKVSLPGCGPGSAPFRRAVVTGGCGFVGSHLCDLLLDSGVEVVCVDNFLTGTADNVVHRQPDDRFELLVHDVTDPISIPGKVDLVLHLASPASPLDYLRLPVETLQAGSVGTFSALELAREKQARFVLASTSEVYGDPLQHPQRESYWGNVNPVGPRSVYDEAKRFAEAATTAYRAKHGVDTAIVRIFNTFGPRMRAEDGRAVPTFIRQALAGEPLTVTGDGSQTRSLCYVDDTVRAILAVAASSHPGPVNLGNPAETTVLELARLVRELSRSAAPIEFIDRPADDPGRRRPDITLAWEQFGWKPETDPRKGLSATIDWFTTQLDDTAARER